One Aquarana catesbeiana isolate 2022-GZ linkage group LG06, ASM4218655v1, whole genome shotgun sequence genomic region harbors:
- the LOC141148033 gene encoding uncharacterized protein, with translation MDIAYSTRREASTCSEDVVCMWPKSKDGRVYIPYVLSSDYDKFESATIETALKLIGDVTCISFIKRTSEDDYLSYEPRKGCWSSIGLYGGKQVISLEKDGCIWTGITTHETLHALGFSHEHVRKDRDNYVKVLWENIQAGYSTNFQMTETLNMNLTKYDYGSIMHYSKYAFSKNDRPTLEAVPNPSLNFGQGYYMTDLDINKINLQYQCTPKPDSALQNITTTPTTNTTTPDPPTSTTARTNTTTTTTTTTTPTTTRTTTTPTTTRTTPTTTTTTTPTTTKTTTTTKTTSTTRTTSTTPTTTRTTPTTTTTTPTTTRTTPTTTTTTTPTTTKTTTTTKTTSTTRTTSTTPTTTRTTPTTTTTTPTTTRTTPTTTTTTPTTTRTTPTTTTTTPTTTRTTPTTTTTTTTTRTTPTTTTTTTPTTTRSAKTSTTQSTTKVSTISTTTKSTTTPITIRTITTTTTASPDSVTSNDCGGVLTAPRGVITSPNFPNNYTNNAYCHWNITLTSKFRVTFTDFVLEGYMSNCFDKLQIYNGGYLISSYRSVFCGQTLPPPITSQQNTMQILFTSDFDDPWKGFRLQYEPGQPLSPFLFALSLEPFLCTIRLNPDVTGMKVGDTQHKVSAYSDDILYYKPLDFIP, from the exons ATAAGTTTGAATCAGCGACAATAGAGACTGCATTGAAGCTAATTGGAGATGTCACTTGCATAAGTTTTATCAAGCGGACATCAGAGGATGATTACCTTAGTTATGAGCCTCGGAAAGG ATGTTGGTCTTCGATAGGACTATACGGAGGTAAACAGGTAATCTCTTTGGAGAAAGATGGATGTATATGGACAGGAATCACCACCCATGAAACCCTACATGCCCTGGGCTTCTCCCATGAACATGTGAGGAAAGACAGGGACAACTATGTGAAAGTTCTGTGGGAGAACATCCAAGCAG GCTATTCTACTAATTTTCAGATGACCGAAACCCTTAACATGAATCTCACCAAGTATGATTATGGCTCCATAATGCATTACTCCAA ATATGCTTTCTCCAAAAACGACAGGCCTACACTGGAAGCGGTTCCTAACCCCAGTCTTAATTTTGGACAGGGATACTACATGACTGACTTGGATATCAATAAAATTAATCTCCAATATCAATGCA CACCAAAACCAGATTCTGCTCTTCAGAACATCACAACAACGCCAACCACCAATACTACTACTCCCGACCCACCAACATCAACAACTGCAAGAACCAATactacaaccaccaccaccaccacaacaacaCCGACAACTACAAGAACCACCACAACACCAACAACTACAAGAACCACCCCTACAACTACCACCACCACAACACCAACAACTACAAAAACAACCACTACTACCAAAACAACATCAACTACAAGAACCACCTCTACAACACCAACAACTACAAGAACCACCCCTACAACTACCACCACAACACCAACAACTACAAGAACCACCCCTACAACTACCACCACCACAACACCAACAACTACAAAAACAACCACTACTACCAAAACAACATCAACTACAAGAACCACCTCTACAACACCAACAACTACAAGAACCACCCCTACAACTACCACCACAACACCGACAACTACAAGAACCACCCCTACAACTACCACCACAACACCGACAACTACAAGAACCACCCCTACAACTACCACCACAACACCGACAACTACAAGAACCACCCCTACAACTACCACCACAACAACAACTACAAGAACCACCCCTACAACTACCACCACCACAACACCGACAACTACAAGAAGTGCCAAAACCAGTACCACACAAAGCACCACCAAAGTCTCAACCATATCAACTACTACTAAGTCCACTACTACTCCCATTACTATAAGAACTATCACAACCACCACCACGGCATCGCCTGATTCAGTCACAAGCAACG ATTGTGGTGGTGTGCTGACAGCCCCACGGGGAGTTATCACTTCACCCAACTTCCCGAACAATTACACCAATAATGCCTACTGTCACTGGAACATAACCCTCACCTCTAAG TTTAGGGTCACCTTTACAGATTTTGTCTTAGAAGGCTACATGAGCAACTGTTTTGACAAGTTGCAGATCTACAATGGGGGATATTTAATTTCCTCATACCGGTCTGTCTTTTGTGGGCAGACACTGCCACCACCCATTACATCCCAGCAGAACACCATGCAAATCCTCTTCACCAGTGATTTTGATGACCCTTGGAAAGGATTCAGGCTTCAATATGAACCAG GTCAGCCACTGTCACCCTtcctcttcgccctgtcattggaaccctttTTATGTACTATACGCTTGAACCCAGATGTTACTGGCATGAAGGTCGGAGACACTCAACATAAGGTCTCGGCCTACTCCGATGACATTCTCTATTACAAACCCCTTGATTTCATTCCCTAA